In Calothrix sp. PCC 7507, one DNA window encodes the following:
- a CDS encoding putative baseplate assembly protein, with amino-acid sequence MNDSTLTCKDEQRRQQVRRRHLNGLDYLEVGDNQRSLCVHFLGPVPTNITKENLRIEGGQRIRNIQVTGVEVEPSEDPSLDGCLRVFVDQSGDFSFYTLQLVNVEGFDPRYTQLKFSFKVGCPNDIDCKSAPICPPPTRIEPDINYLAKDYASFRQLILDRLALNVPDWQERHVPDLGITLVEVLAYVGDYLSYYQDAVATEAYLDTARQRISVRRHARLVDYPMHEGCNARTWVWLETDQDTPINLSDIYFITHYQNAPSSGTILSVDDLNNIPAGQYEVFEPVFLESTKQIQIYKNKISLYSWGDRSCCLPQGTISATLLDQWIAPTAVPPQELCEDDEHPTPPAEWQRQLQSLQVGDILIFEEVKGAKTGNPADADITHRHAVRLTHVERGVDIVYPDTQFPSQPTPVVEITWDIADALPFPVCISAIGLAPECKLSENITVVRGNVILVDHGYTLTPEDLGTVAAKEATTGCEAAGEPADIATTPALFRPRLQRIPLTFRQPPPISEQIPGSQIFKQNPQQAVAQITRLISNSTQWTPQLDLLGSRNRDRNFVVEIDDDGYAHLRFGDGELGQQPEVGNHFFATYRIGNGIAGNIGADTIAHVVFRQNRPNGLTLQPHNPLPAQGGTDPQPLSEVKLFAPRSFRKELQRAIAADDYAQIVMRDFSSQVQRAAATLRWTGSWYEVLVVIDPLASQTDSRELLNAIAQHLYRYRRIGHDVVVKPAIYVPLDIALTVCVQPNYLRGHLKADLLNAFSDRLLADGRRGFFHPDNLTFGTGIALSQLVATAQKVSGVESVSVTRLQRLYVGENGEIEQGILPLNPLEVAQLANDPNFPENGKFELFMRGGR; translated from the coding sequence ATGAATGACTCAACTCTCACCTGCAAAGACGAACAGCGTCGCCAACAAGTCCGCAGACGTCACTTGAATGGGTTGGATTATTTGGAAGTGGGTGACAATCAGCGATCGCTCTGTGTCCACTTTCTTGGCCCTGTACCCACAAATATTACCAAAGAAAATCTCCGCATTGAAGGGGGGCAACGTATCCGCAATATTCAGGTGACTGGGGTGGAAGTGGAACCTTCAGAAGATCCTTCCTTAGATGGATGTCTGCGGGTATTTGTTGATCAAAGTGGGGATTTTTCCTTCTATACTTTGCAGTTGGTCAATGTAGAAGGTTTTGACCCCCGTTACACCCAACTCAAATTTAGTTTTAAGGTTGGCTGTCCCAACGATATCGACTGCAAATCAGCACCCATTTGCCCACCACCAACCCGCATTGAGCCAGATATCAATTATTTAGCTAAAGATTATGCCAGTTTCCGCCAGTTAATTTTAGACCGTTTGGCGCTGAATGTACCGGACTGGCAAGAACGTCACGTTCCTGATTTGGGAATCACTTTAGTAGAAGTTCTAGCTTATGTGGGTGACTATCTCAGTTATTATCAGGATGCCGTTGCTACCGAAGCTTATTTAGATACTGCTCGTCAGCGCATCTCTGTGCGTCGCCATGCGCGCTTAGTCGATTACCCGATGCATGAGGGTTGCAATGCTCGTACTTGGGTATGGCTGGAAACCGATCAGGATACTCCTATAAATCTATCTGATATTTACTTCATTACTCATTACCAGAATGCGCCTAGCAGTGGCACAATTTTGAGTGTTGATGACTTAAACAATATTCCTGCTGGACAGTATGAAGTATTTGAGCCAGTTTTTCTAGAATCTACCAAACAAATCCAAATATATAAAAATAAGATTTCCTTGTATAGTTGGGGCGATCGCTCTTGCTGTCTACCCCAGGGTACAATCTCCGCCACCCTTTTAGATCAATGGATTGCGCCGACTGCTGTGCCACCCCAAGAACTTTGTGAGGATGACGAGCATCCCACACCGCCTGCTGAATGGCAGCGTCAGTTGCAATCATTGCAAGTGGGGGACATACTTATTTTTGAGGAGGTGAAGGGAGCCAAAACAGGCAATCCGGCTGATGCGGATATCACTCATCGTCATGCTGTGCGTCTCACTCACGTGGAGCGGGGAGTAGATATTGTTTACCCAGATACGCAATTTCCCTCACAGCCGACTCCAGTAGTAGAAATTACCTGGGACATTGCCGATGCTTTGCCATTTCCTGTGTGTATTTCCGCCATTGGATTAGCGCCGGAATGTAAGTTGAGCGAAAATATCACCGTCGTCCGGGGAAATGTCATTTTAGTAGACCACGGCTACACCCTGACACCGGAAGATTTAGGGACAGTGGCAGCAAAAGAAGCCACAACTGGATGTGAAGCAGCCGGTGAACCCGCAGACATTGCCACTACACCAGCACTGTTTCGTCCACGCCTGCAAAGGATACCGCTCACCTTCCGTCAGCCACCCCCAATCTCTGAGCAGATACCCGGATCTCAAATATTCAAGCAGAATCCTCAGCAAGCCGTAGCACAAATTACTAGATTAATTAGTAATTCCACACAATGGACACCCCAGTTAGATTTGTTAGGTAGCCGCAACCGCGATCGCAATTTTGTCGTGGAAATTGATGATGATGGCTATGCCCATCTGCGTTTTGGCGATGGCGAATTGGGACAACAACCAGAGGTGGGAAATCACTTCTTTGCTACTTATCGCATTGGTAATGGTATAGCTGGGAACATTGGTGCTGACACGATAGCTCACGTTGTGTTTCGTCAAAATAGACCAAATGGGTTGACACTCCAACCCCATAATCCCCTACCAGCCCAAGGAGGCACAGATCCACAACCCTTGTCTGAGGTGAAACTGTTTGCCCCCCGCAGCTTCCGTAAAGAATTGCAACGAGCGATCGCCGCTGATGATTATGCTCAAATTGTCATGCGTGACTTCTCCAGTCAGGTGCAACGAGCGGCTGCGACACTGCGCTGGACAGGTAGCTGGTATGAAGTCTTGGTAGTTATTGACCCCTTAGCTAGCCAGACAGATAGCCGAGAGTTACTAAATGCGATCGCCCAACATTTATACCGCTACCGTCGCATCGGTCATGATGTGGTAGTTAAACCAGCAATCTATGTCCCGCTAGATATTGCCCTGACTGTATGTGTGCAACCCAACTATTTACGGGGACATCTCAAAGCAGATTTGTTAAATGCGTTTAGCGATCGCTTGCTGGCGGATGGTCGGCGGGGCTTTTTTCACCCAGATAACTTGACATTTGGTACAGGTATTGCTCTGAGTCAACTGGTGGCGACTGCCCAAAAAGTATCAGGTGTAGAAAGTGTGAGTGTCACCAGATTACAACGCTTGTATGTAGGCGAAAACGGAGAGATTGAGCAAGGTATCCTACCTCTGAATCCTCTAGAGGTGGCTCAATTAGCAAATGACCCCAATTTTCCCGAAAACGGCAAATTTGAGCTATTCATGAGAGGTGGACGATGA
- a CDS encoding GPW/gp25 family protein codes for MNIDFPFHFNNLGRTATTSDDDHIRDMIEQLLFTNPGERVNRPDFGSGLLQLIFAPNSPELAATLQFTMQASLQRWLGDLIDVQALAVSSEDSSLRVFLQYVVKRSGEQRTETFEQSGVL; via the coding sequence ATGAACATTGATTTTCCCTTCCACTTTAACAACCTGGGTCGCACCGCCACCACCAGCGATGACGACCACATCCGGGACATGATTGAGCAGTTACTCTTCACGAATCCTGGTGAACGGGTAAATCGCCCAGATTTTGGTAGTGGTTTGCTGCAACTGATATTTGCTCCCAATAGTCCGGAATTGGCGGCGACATTGCAATTTACGATGCAGGCATCACTACAACGTTGGTTAGGTGACTTGATTGATGTGCAAGCGTTGGCAGTATCTAGTGAAGATAGCAGCTTGCGGGTTTTCTTACAGTATGTGGTCAAGCGTAGTGGTGAACAACGTACCGAAACCTTTGAACAAAGCGGTGTGTTATGA
- a CDS encoding phage baseplate assembly protein V: MNATGTMKNFYGKYRGTVVQNIDPELRGRLLIIVPDVLGLVPSSWAEPCVPLAGPTGPPMGVYLVPPIGAGVWVEFEHGDPEKPIWVGCRWDQPANVPPLAHAGLPVSPNIVLQTAGQNSLVISDLPGPTGGIMLKSLTGATIIVNDTGIYIQNGKGASLTLIGPTITINNGALTIT; the protein is encoded by the coding sequence ATGAATGCAACAGGCACCATGAAGAATTTCTACGGCAAATATCGCGGCACGGTAGTGCAAAATATTGACCCGGAACTGCGGGGTAGATTGCTGATCATCGTTCCCGATGTTTTGGGCCTTGTTCCTTCCAGTTGGGCGGAACCCTGCGTGCCCCTTGCCGGTCCCACAGGCCCACCAATGGGAGTTTACCTGGTGCCACCAATTGGTGCAGGGGTGTGGGTGGAGTTTGAGCATGGAGATCCAGAAAAGCCGATTTGGGTAGGGTGTCGCTGGGATCAACCTGCAAATGTGCCGCCATTGGCTCATGCGGGTTTGCCTGTTTCCCCAAACATCGTTTTACAAACAGCCGGACAAAATAGCCTCGTGATCAGTGATTTACCAGGTCCCACAGGCGGGATTATGCTCAAAAGCCTAACTGGAGCCACAATCATCGTCAACGACACCGGCATCTACATTCAGAACGGTAAAGGTGCATCTCTAACTTTGATTGGTCCCACAATCACAATCAACAACGGGGCACTAACAATTACTTAA
- a CDS encoding putative baseplate assembly protein has product MNEPCGCCEGLESLTPVSTANRPGLDALVYRVGTHGTFLETMKARLSSSDFPSLAQLKTRDANDPAIALLDAWATIADVLTFYQERIANEGYLRTATERRSVLELARLVGYSLRPGVAATVYPAFTMEIGYNQEGEIPAGTRIQSLPGPGELPQFFETAVKIPARTDWNNLKPRLTRPHYITRNNAEIKEQLYFQGISTNQKANDPLLLVFFESQGQQVWRRVQAVEVQSQENRTLVKLQTPKTASLLNEINHTSQNYPEPESQCPFEKLGSSVDGLLNGLLKPPSRPPANALQLGLKAQEIYQCESDIAPKLLTTLKPKLQDTLYTAWGNTPVTATSDLQSIQALRVKAAPFGANAPLKPVYDDRGRIAGYEEWAIAGTVAINVNVLLSDNRPQQATISIQRDTDTQSIFLSQEAIRSGTQVSVPGLTVRPSFLTTGGEFPSIIGISLTIQTAGANRVISMSQGTRTWNVNINPDPQQVVILGQVLRYSIARRKIAIAYLPDLLSVSEESPQEPSVEFKRTIALDAEYDQILPNSWVIIQHPNRDVIAQIEKVANIAKAAYGISGKVTQLTLKQEWLNNDDLTLDVFRKTTVYAQSEALTLAEEIINAPIQGNNIELGRLYDGLQPGRWLIVSGERADLGETTSVKASELVMLSGIKQNVAQINERELPGDQTHTFLQLAQPLNYQYKRDTVIIYGNVVKATHGETRTEVLGSGDGRKAFPQFPLRQPPLTYLAAPTPGGAASTLEMRVNNILWHETDSLAGLKPTERVYTIKIEDDGKTTVVFGNGESGARLPTGAENVRAVYRNGIGKVGNVKAEQINLLATRPLGLKAVINPLPATGGADRENRDRARRHAPLAVMSLDRLVSVQDYADFSRTFAGIDKASAVRLSDGRRQVVHLTIAGADDIPIDQNSDLYRNLSQALRQLGDPSQPVQIALRELMVLIISAKVKILPDYQWESVEPQIRQTLLDTFSFERRELGQDVTLSEVISTIQGVAGVDFVDVDILNSISETEAANPTQLIDKFANLTLKTRIPVNLARTQHAAQIAILSPTEPRTLLLNPMEVKP; this is encoded by the coding sequence ATGAATGAACCTTGTGGCTGTTGTGAAGGGCTAGAATCTCTCACCCCCGTTTCTACGGCTAACCGTCCTGGTTTGGATGCCCTAGTTTATCGGGTGGGGACTCATGGCACATTTTTAGAGACAATGAAAGCCCGTCTGAGTAGCAGTGATTTCCCGTCTCTCGCCCAGTTAAAAACCAGAGATGCCAACGATCCAGCGATCGCACTTTTGGATGCTTGGGCAACTATCGCCGATGTTCTCACATTTTACCAAGAACGCATCGCCAATGAAGGCTACCTACGGACAGCGACTGAAAGGCGATCGGTGTTGGAGTTGGCGCGGCTAGTTGGTTACAGTCTGCGTCCTGGGGTAGCTGCTACTGTCTACCCAGCATTCACGATGGAAATCGGCTACAACCAAGAAGGCGAAATTCCCGCAGGTACACGCATCCAGAGTCTACCAGGTCCTGGTGAATTGCCCCAATTTTTTGAAACGGCGGTAAAAATACCCGCCCGTACTGACTGGAACAACCTTAAACCCCGTCTCACCAGACCGCACTACATTACTAGAAACAACGCTGAAATTAAAGAACAACTCTACTTCCAAGGAATTTCCACCAACCAGAAAGCTAATGACCCATTATTGTTAGTCTTTTTTGAGTCACAGGGACAGCAAGTCTGGCGGCGGGTGCAAGCGGTTGAAGTCCAGTCCCAAGAAAATCGCACATTGGTAAAACTGCAAACACCAAAAACAGCTAGTTTGCTGAATGAAATCAATCATACTTCCCAAAATTACCCAGAGCCAGAAAGCCAATGCCCCTTTGAAAAACTCGGTTCATCTGTTGATGGTTTACTGAACGGGTTACTTAAACCGCCTTCGCGCCCTCCTGCTAACGCCTTGCAATTGGGGCTAAAAGCCCAAGAAATTTATCAATGTGAGTCAGATATTGCGCCTAAACTACTGACAACATTGAAACCAAAATTACAAGATACCCTTTATACTGCCTGGGGGAATACACCTGTCACCGCAACTTCTGACTTACAAAGTATACAAGCCTTGCGCGTGAAAGCCGCCCCCTTTGGTGCTAACGCCCCTCTCAAACCAGTTTACGACGACAGGGGGAGAATTGCCGGTTATGAAGAGTGGGCGATCGCCGGGACAGTAGCGATCAATGTTAATGTCTTACTCAGCGATAATCGACCCCAACAGGCGACAATCTCGATTCAACGAGATACTGATACCCAAAGTATTTTTCTCAGTCAAGAAGCAATTCGCAGTGGGACTCAAGTCAGTGTACCAGGGTTGACGGTTCGCCCTAGTTTTCTGACCACGGGTGGAGAATTCCCGTCAATTATCGGTATTAGCTTGACAATTCAGACGGCAGGAGCAAATCGGGTAATTTCCATGTCACAGGGAACCCGAACTTGGAATGTAAATATTAACCCAGATCCGCAACAAGTTGTGATTTTGGGGCAAGTATTGCGGTATTCGATTGCTAGACGAAAAATAGCGATCGCTTATTTACCAGATTTGCTCTCTGTCTCTGAAGAGTCACCCCAAGAACCGTCAGTAGAATTCAAACGCACCATCGCCTTAGATGCTGAATATGACCAAATTTTGCCCAATAGTTGGGTAATCATCCAACATCCAAATAGAGATGTCATTGCTCAGATAGAGAAAGTGGCAAACATCGCCAAAGCAGCTTATGGCATCTCCGGTAAAGTCACCCAACTAACACTAAAGCAGGAATGGTTAAACAATGATGACTTAACTCTCGATGTTTTCCGGAAAACTACTGTTTATGCCCAAAGCGAAGCATTAACCCTGGCAGAAGAAATTATCAATGCACCAATTCAAGGCAACAACATCGAACTGGGGCGATTATATGACGGGTTGCAGCCAGGAAGATGGCTAATTGTCTCAGGAGAACGTGCTGACTTAGGGGAAACTACATCTGTCAAAGCTAGTGAACTGGTAATGCTATCTGGCATCAAGCAAAATGTAGCGCAAATTAACGAACGGGAATTACCCGGTGATCAAACCCACACTTTCCTACAGCTAGCCCAACCACTGAATTACCAATATAAACGCGATACCGTGATTATTTACGGAAATGTCGTCAAAGCTACCCACGGCGAAACCCGTACAGAAGTTTTGGGTAGCGGTGATGGTAGAAAAGCATTCCCCCAATTTCCCTTGCGACAGCCGCCTTTAACTTATCTGGCGGCTCCTACGCCTGGGGGTGCAGCTAGTACCTTAGAGATGCGCGTAAATAACATTCTCTGGCATGAAACCGACAGCTTGGCTGGACTCAAACCTACAGAGCGAGTTTATACGATCAAAATTGAAGATGACGGTAAAACCACGGTGGTTTTTGGCAATGGTGAAAGTGGCGCTAGACTCCCTACAGGTGCAGAAAACGTCAGAGCCGTCTATCGCAATGGTATCGGTAAAGTCGGCAACGTCAAAGCAGAGCAAATTAACTTACTAGCGACCCGTCCCCTAGGACTCAAAGCCGTGATTAATCCTCTGCCCGCTACTGGGGGTGCTGACCGAGAAAACCGCGATCGCGCCCGTCGTCATGCCCCCTTGGCAGTCATGTCACTTGATCGCCTCGTATCAGTTCAAGACTACGCCGACTTTAGCCGCACCTTTGCCGGGATTGACAAAGCCAGTGCTGTTCGCCTATCTGATGGTCGTCGTCAAGTAGTCCACCTGACAATCGCCGGGGCGGATGATATTCCTATCGATCAAAACTCCGATTTGTATCGGAATTTATCCCAAGCATTGCGCCAGTTGGGCGATCCTTCCCAGCCTGTGCAAATAGCCTTAAGAGAACTGATGGTATTAATTATCAGTGCCAAGGTGAAGATTTTACCCGATTATCAGTGGGAGTCAGTCGAGCCGCAAATCCGGCAAACATTGCTGGATACTTTTAGCTTTGAGCGTCGAGAACTGGGACAAGATGTGACTCTGAGTGAAGTCATCAGCACCATTCAAGGAGTGGCGGGTGTTGACTTTGTGGATGTGGACATTTTGAATAGCATCTCTGAGACAGAAGCCGCAAACCCGACTCAACTAATAGACAAATTCGCTAATTTGACACTCAAAACCAGAATTCCTGTCAACTTAGCCAGAACTCAGCACGCTGCCCAAATCGCTATTTTGAGTCCCACAGAACCCCGTACCCTGCTGCTCAATCCGATGGAGGTGAAGCCGTGA